The sequence GTTTGGTCATGAATCGAAGCCCACCATGGGGTTAAGGGATCGGTCTGTCGTCAGTCGGCCAGACGGCTGAAAATCTCGCCGAAGGCATCGGTGTTGGCACGGAATATGTCATGTAACTTCGGGTCGAAGTGTTCAGGCATGGTCCGGCCGTCTCCGTCGAGTATGATGCCGAGCGTCTCTTCGTGGTCGAAGGCGGGTTTGTAAGGCCGTTCCGAGCGCAGCGCGTCGTAGATGTCGGCGAGGGAAA comes from Candidatus Manganitrophaceae bacterium and encodes:
- a CDS encoding HD domain-containing protein, with the protein product PTVLRYADNIAWAHHERWDGSGYPRGLKGDEIPIEARIVSLADIYDALRSERPYKPAFDHEETLGIILDGDGRTMPEHFDPKLHDIFRANTDAFGEIFSRLAD